Proteins found in one Planctomycetes bacterium MalM25 genomic segment:
- the zraR_6 gene encoding Transcriptional regulatory protein ZraR, whose protein sequence is MPAADKNQTKGLSLLFADDERSLQELMKLELPRMGHTVTVCPDGLTAVAAIEKNNYDAIIVDLDMPGMTGVEVIAKLKELSPATEAVMLTGKSTTESAIAALRHGAFDYLTKPCKLVEIEALLKRIESKRELTQKFHALERRLASIEGAPQLVGDSRPMARVKALIDKVAPTDSTVLVLGETGSGKELVARAVHDQSGRADKPFVAINCGALPENLIESELFGHAKGAFTGADEHRVGLFEVASGGTIFLDEIGELPKAMQAKLLRVLESREIRRVGENKTLSIDVRVVCATHRDLAEMVESGAFREDLMYRINTFEIHLPALRERIDDLPPLAEHLLRRFRPHAKPIEQQLTDDAVAALKAHVWPGNVRELANVIEHATILCDAGPITADDLPQHFNRRQLNGAVRSRGPMTLRDLEMEAIHDALERHDGAKPKAASELGISLKTLYNKLNQQQAGLKAA, encoded by the coding sequence ATGCCCGCCGCCGATAAGAATCAAACGAAAGGCCTCTCGCTGCTGTTTGCGGACGACGAGCGTTCGCTGCAGGAGCTGATGAAGCTCGAGCTGCCGCGGATGGGCCACACGGTGACCGTCTGCCCCGATGGCCTGACGGCGGTCGCGGCGATCGAGAAGAACAACTACGACGCCATCATCGTCGATCTCGACATGCCCGGCATGACCGGCGTCGAGGTGATCGCGAAGCTCAAGGAACTCTCGCCCGCCACCGAGGCGGTGATGCTCACCGGCAAGAGCACGACCGAGAGCGCCATCGCCGCGCTGCGGCACGGCGCCTTTGATTACCTCACCAAGCCGTGCAAGCTGGTCGAGATCGAGGCCCTGCTCAAGCGGATCGAGAGCAAGCGGGAGCTGACCCAGAAGTTCCACGCGCTGGAACGCCGCCTCGCCTCGATCGAGGGGGCGCCTCAGCTGGTGGGCGACAGCCGGCCGATGGCGCGGGTCAAGGCGCTCATCGACAAGGTCGCCCCCACCGATTCGACCGTGCTGGTCCTCGGCGAGACCGGATCGGGCAAGGAACTGGTCGCCCGCGCGGTGCACGACCAGAGCGGGCGGGCGGACAAGCCGTTCGTCGCGATCAACTGCGGCGCGCTGCCGGAGAACCTGATCGAGAGCGAGCTGTTCGGCCACGCGAAGGGCGCCTTCACGGGCGCCGACGAGCACCGCGTCGGACTCTTCGAGGTCGCCAGCGGCGGCACGATCTTCCTCGACGAGATCGGCGAGCTGCCCAAGGCGATGCAGGCGAAGCTGCTCCGCGTGCTGGAGAGCCGCGAGATCCGCCGCGTCGGCGAGAACAAGACGCTGTCGATCGACGTGCGTGTCGTCTGCGCTACGCACCGCGACCTGGCCGAGATGGTCGAGTCCGGCGCGTTCCGCGAAGACCTCATGTACCGAATCAACACGTTCGAGATTCACCTGCCCGCTCTCCGCGAACGGATCGACGACCTGCCCCCTCTCGCCGAGCACCTGCTGCGGCGTTTCCGCCCGCACGCGAAGCCGATCGAGCAGCAGCTGACCGACGACGCGGTCGCGGCGCTGAAGGCGCACGTCTGGCCCGGCAACGTCCGCGAGCTGGCGAACGTGATCGAGCACGCCACGATCCTGTGCGACGCGGGGCCGATCACCGCCGACGACCTGCCGCAGCACTTCAACCGCCGGCAGCTGAACGGCGCCGTCCGGTCACGCGGTCCGATGACCCTCCGCGACCTTGAGATGGAGGCGATCCACGACGCCCTCGAACGGCACGACGGCGCCAAGCCGAAGGCGGCCTCCGAACTCGGCATCAGCCTCAAGACGCTTTACAACAAGCTCAACCAGCAACAAGCGGGCCTGAAAGCGGCGTAG